The following proteins come from a genomic window of Flavobacterium crocinum:
- a CDS encoding fumarylacetoacetate hydrolase family protein, which translates to MKIICVGRNYANHIEELKNERPSEPVVFMKPDSAVLLKQHPFVIPEFSEDVHHEVEIIVKINKVGKYIEPKFAHKYYDDISVGIDFTARDLQSKLKEKGLPWEKAKAFDGSAVIGDFLPKTDFVSMENLNFELKTNGETVQKGNSGMMLWKIDELISHVSQFFTLKIGDIIFTGTPAGVSAVKPNDVLEGFLEDKKLFRIQVK; encoded by the coding sequence ATGAAGATTATCTGTGTCGGCAGGAATTATGCCAATCATATAGAAGAATTAAAGAACGAACGTCCGAGTGAACCGGTTGTTTTTATGAAACCCGACTCTGCGGTTTTGCTGAAACAACATCCGTTTGTGATTCCGGAGTTTTCCGAAGATGTTCATCATGAAGTAGAAATCATTGTAAAGATTAATAAAGTGGGGAAATATATTGAGCCTAAATTTGCTCATAAATATTATGATGATATTAGTGTCGGAATCGATTTTACAGCAAGAGATTTACAGAGTAAATTAAAAGAAAAAGGACTTCCGTGGGAAAAAGCCAAAGCATTTGACGGCTCGGCAGTTATTGGTGATTTTTTGCCAAAAACTGATTTTGTTTCTATGGAAAACCTTAATTTTGAATTGAAAACAAATGGAGAAACGGTTCAAAAAGGAAATTCAGGCATGATGCTTTGGAAGATTGATGAATTAATTTCGCATGTGTCTCAATTTTTCACATTAAAAATTGGAGATATTATTTTTACGGGAACGCCTGCTGGTGTTTCGGCTGTAAAACCAAATGATGTTTTAGAAGGCTTTTTAGAAGATAAAAAATTATTCAGAATACAAGTAAAATAA
- a CDS encoding acyltransferase family protein: MVRERLISLDVFRGLTILLMTIVNNPGDWGNVYPPLLHAHWNGCTPTDLVFPFFVYIMGVAVPLAMPDKVYDETTFNKILIRSLRMLCLGIFFNFFGKIQLFGLEGIPLLIARLAVTIAVGYALMGNFSTKLKNIFAFGILAIYLILAYGGFENYQDVRLPGVLQRIAVVYFVVSLLYLKTSRKIQLITGIVLLLGYWAVMTLIPVPGVGEANLERGTNLAAWVDSVILKGHMYHETKTWDPEGILSTLPSIVNGIIGLFIGQILLLSVTKIQKAQRMGMIGTGLIFFGLIWDLVFPINKSIWTSSYVLYTTGLATVCLTALYYIIDIAEYKKGFKLFVIWGVNPMIVFFASQIIPQALTMIRFQNPHNPEEQTNLLNYLYHFGIAPFFSNPMSASLAGALTYVAIWTFILWIFYRNKLIFKV, encoded by the coding sequence ATGGTAAGAGAACGCCTAATTTCGCTTGATGTCTTTCGCGGACTGACTATTTTATTGATGACAATTGTAAACAATCCGGGAGACTGGGGTAATGTTTATCCGCCACTTTTACACGCACACTGGAACGGTTGCACGCCAACCGATCTTGTTTTTCCTTTTTTTGTTTATATAATGGGAGTTGCGGTTCCGCTGGCAATGCCGGACAAAGTTTACGATGAGACAACATTCAATAAAATCCTGATTCGTTCGTTAAGAATGCTCTGTCTTGGAATATTCTTTAATTTCTTTGGAAAAATTCAGTTGTTTGGCCTGGAAGGTATTCCGCTACTTATTGCCCGATTAGCTGTAACTATTGCCGTTGGATATGCTTTAATGGGAAACTTTAGCACTAAATTAAAAAACATTTTTGCTTTTGGTATATTGGCAATATATCTCATTTTAGCTTATGGAGGTTTTGAAAATTATCAGGACGTAAGACTACCGGGGGTTTTACAACGTATTGCCGTAGTTTATTTTGTTGTTTCTCTTTTGTATTTAAAAACATCCCGAAAAATACAATTAATTACAGGAATCGTTTTGCTTTTAGGCTACTGGGCAGTTATGACCTTAATCCCTGTTCCCGGAGTTGGGGAAGCTAATCTGGAAAGAGGAACCAATTTAGCCGCCTGGGTTGACAGCGTTATTCTAAAAGGACATATGTACCACGAAACCAAAACCTGGGATCCGGAAGGAATATTAAGCACTTTACCATCAATTGTAAACGGAATAATTGGTTTATTCATCGGGCAGATTTTACTTCTAAGCGTAACTAAAATCCAGAAGGCACAAAGAATGGGAATGATTGGTACTGGACTTATTTTCTTCGGATTAATTTGGGATTTGGTTTTTCCAATAAATAAATCAATTTGGACAAGCAGTTACGTTTTATACACAACCGGATTAGCAACTGTATGTCTAACAGCATTGTATTATATTATTGACATAGCAGAATATAAAAAGGGATTCAAACTGTTTGTAATTTGGGGAGTAAACCCTATGATTGTATTTTTTGCTTCGCAGATTATTCCGCAGGCATTAACCATGATCCGATTCCAAAATCCGCACAATCCTGAAGAACAAACCAATCTTTTAAATTATTTATATCATTTCGGAATTGCACCCTTTTTCAGCAATCCAATGTCCGCTTCTTTAGCGGGCGCGTTGACCTATGTAGCGATCTGGACATTTATTCTTTGGATTTTCTATAGAAACAAATTAATATTCAAAGTTTAA
- a CDS encoding DUF721 domain-containing protein, with the protein MAKRLNSESTISAVLQQIIEVNKLQAGMDQIDVREAWKNLMGSGVNTYTKNVILKGSTLYVELGSAVLREELSHGKSKIVKMINEELRRDVVKDVVLR; encoded by the coding sequence ATGGCGAAAAGACTAAATAGCGAATCTACAATTAGTGCTGTTTTGCAGCAGATTATTGAAGTGAATAAGTTACAGGCAGGAATGGATCAAATTGATGTTCGCGAGGCATGGAAAAATCTTATGGGAAGCGGAGTAAATACTTATACAAAGAATGTTATTCTAAAAGGCAGTACTTTGTATGTAGAATTAGGCTCTGCAGTTTTGCGTGAAGAATTAAGCCACGGAAAATCCAAAATCGTTAAAATGATCAATGAAGAATTGAGACGTGATGTCGTGAAGGATGTAGTTCTGAGATAG
- a CDS encoding serine hydrolase domain-containing protein has protein sequence MTKTIYGLLTALLFISCSKDSTEPDTTPSENMYFPPLTGTTWETKSIADLKWNQSAVQPLLDYLELKHSKSFIILVNGRIVLENYFNNHTATTNWYWASAGKTLTSTVTGIAQQEGLLNINNKVSDYIGTGWTSETAAKENLITCKHLLTMTSGLDDSTDDVDPEDLIYKADAGARWAYHNVYVKLQDVVAKASGQTWENYFNTKLRDKIGMNGTWVQLGVNSVYTSTTRSMARFGLLMLNKGKWENNVILNEAFFNEATNTSQNINLGYGYLWWLNGKSSYHLPQSQLTFQGSVIPTGPTDMFMALGKNDQKIYVIPSKNMVVIRMGDAADNVNLALSDFDKTLWEKINALYQ, from the coding sequence ATGACCAAAACTATTTACGGATTATTGACAGCCTTATTATTTATAAGCTGCAGTAAAGATTCAACAGAACCTGATACAACTCCTTCAGAAAACATGTATTTCCCTCCTCTTACAGGAACAACCTGGGAAACAAAATCAATTGCAGATCTAAAATGGAATCAAAGTGCCGTACAGCCACTTTTAGATTATCTCGAACTCAAACATTCAAAATCCTTTATCATTTTAGTAAACGGAAGAATAGTTCTCGAAAATTACTTTAATAACCATACCGCTACTACAAATTGGTACTGGGCTAGCGCAGGAAAAACGTTAACCTCAACCGTTACAGGAATTGCACAACAAGAAGGCCTTTTAAACATCAACAACAAAGTTTCTGATTATATTGGAACAGGATGGACAAGCGAAACAGCTGCAAAAGAAAATCTCATAACCTGTAAACATCTTTTAACCATGACATCAGGACTTGATGATTCTACAGATGATGTCGATCCGGAAGATTTAATCTACAAAGCCGATGCCGGAGCACGATGGGCTTACCATAACGTTTATGTAAAACTGCAAGATGTAGTTGCCAAAGCCAGCGGACAAACCTGGGAAAACTATTTCAACACTAAATTAAGAGACAAAATCGGAATGAACGGAACATGGGTTCAGCTTGGCGTAAATAGTGTTTATACAAGCACAACAAGAAGCATGGCGCGTTTTGGACTTTTAATGCTCAATAAAGGAAAATGGGAAAACAATGTAATTCTTAACGAAGCTTTTTTTAACGAAGCAACAAACACTTCTCAAAATATTAATTTAGGCTACGGTTATTTATGGTGGCTAAATGGAAAAAGTTCTTACCACTTACCACAATCTCAGTTAACATTTCAGGGAAGTGTAATTCCAACCGGGCCAACTGATATGTTTATGGCTTTAGGAAAGAATGACCAAAAAATTTACGTGATTCCAAGCAAAAATATGGTAGTTATCAGAATGGGAGATGCAGCAGACAATGTAAATCTCGCTTTATCTGATTTTGACAAAACGTTGTGGGAGAAAATTAATGCTTTATATCAATAA
- the ftsY gene encoding signal recognition particle-docking protein FtsY, producing MSFFKKLFSTEKKETLDKGLEKTKTTFFSKLSKAVAGKSKVDDDVLDNLEEVLVGSDVGVNTTLKIIERIEKRVAEDKYLGTEELNQILRDEIGALLSETNTGEATEFEVPKDKKPYVLMVVGVNGVGKTTTIGKLAYQFKKAGHKVVLGAADTFRAAAIDQLQVWADRVGVSIVRQNMGSDPASVAFDTLQSAVAQNADVVIIDTAGRLHNKINLMNELSKVKRVMQKVVEDAPHDVLLVLDGSTGQNAFEQAKQFTAATEVTSLAVTKLDGTAKGGVVIGISDQFQIPVKYIGVGEGIEDLQVFNKYEFVDSFFK from the coding sequence ATGAGTTTTTTTAAAAAATTATTCTCTACCGAAAAAAAAGAGACTTTAGACAAAGGTCTTGAAAAAACAAAAACTACTTTTTTCTCGAAGTTAAGCAAAGCTGTTGCAGGAAAATCTAAAGTCGATGACGATGTTTTGGATAATCTTGAGGAAGTTTTGGTAGGTTCTGATGTGGGAGTAAATACCACATTAAAAATCATTGAAAGAATTGAAAAACGCGTTGCTGAAGATAAATATTTAGGAACAGAAGAGTTAAACCAAATTCTAAGAGATGAAATTGGTGCTTTATTGTCTGAAACAAATACGGGAGAAGCAACAGAATTTGAAGTTCCAAAAGATAAAAAACCTTACGTTTTAATGGTTGTTGGAGTGAATGGAGTAGGTAAGACAACCACAATTGGAAAATTGGCTTATCAGTTTAAAAAAGCAGGACACAAAGTAGTTTTGGGTGCGGCAGATACTTTTCGTGCTGCAGCAATCGATCAGTTACAAGTTTGGGCAGATCGTGTTGGAGTATCCATCGTAAGACAAAATATGGGAAGCGATCCGGCTTCTGTCGCTTTTGATACCTTACAGTCAGCTGTAGCTCAAAATGCAGATGTTGTTATTATTGATACTGCCGGGCGTCTTCATAATAAAATCAATTTGATGAATGAGCTTTCAAAAGTTAAGCGTGTAATGCAGAAAGTTGTTGAAGATGCACCTCACGATGTACTTTTGGTTTTAGACGGTTCTACAGGGCAGAATGCTTTTGAACAGGCGAAACAATTTACAGCTGCAACAGAAGTAACTTCATTGGCTGTTACTAAATTGGACGGAACAGCAAAAGGTGGTGTTGTAATTGGTATTTCGGACCAGTTTCAAATTCCGGTAAAATATATTGGTGTTGGTGAAGGAATTGAAGATTTACAAGTCTTTAATAAATATGAATTCGTTGACAGTTTCTTTAAATAA
- a CDS encoding DUF4295 domain-containing protein, whose protein sequence is MAKKTVASLQTSSKRLSKAIKMVKSPKTGAYTFVESIMAPEEVDEFLKKK, encoded by the coding sequence ATGGCAAAGAAAACCGTAGCATCGTTACAAACATCTTCTAAGAGATTATCAAAAGCCATCAAAATGGTAAAATCTCCTAAAACTGGTGCATATACATTCGTAGAATCTATTATGGCTCCTGAAGAAGTTGATGAATTCTTGAAAAAGAAATAA
- a CDS encoding Hpt domain-containing protein, whose amino-acid sequence MALKYNLSKVYALSDNDPEFVNQILTLFVTEVPEDLKQIKEGIKKKDHKYAYSYAHKIKPTLDLMGLNVAFEEILQVEAWTKAEGKKKDIIETFKSIKVQVKEAIKEIKKDFDL is encoded by the coding sequence ATGGCTTTAAAGTACAACCTTTCGAAAGTGTATGCGCTTTCAGATAACGATCCTGAATTTGTAAATCAGATTTTAACTTTGTTTGTTACAGAAGTTCCGGAAGATTTAAAACAAATAAAAGAAGGAATTAAGAAAAAGGATCATAAATATGCCTATTCCTATGCGCACAAAATAAAGCCTACTTTGGATCTAATGGGATTGAATGTAGCCTTTGAAGAGATTCTTCAAGTGGAAGCCTGGACAAAAGCGGAAGGCAAGAAAAAAGATATTATTGAAACTTTTAAAAGTATTAAAGTGCAGGTTAAAGAAGCAATCAAAGAGATTAAAAAAGATTTTGATTTGTAA
- a CDS encoding lipocalin family protein, whose translation MKNTFMILVLSLLFVSCKQEVKPEDIAKLNGYWEIEKVVFDKGEEKDYKMNETFDFFQIKDNKGVRTKVMPQFDGTFLTTDTFENVSVRFAGEHVFLDYKTDYTKWSEEIISLSDKELVVKNPQKIEYHYKKAAPINLLNDGEKTK comes from the coding sequence ATGAAAAACACTTTTATGATTTTGGTTTTATCGCTTTTGTTTGTAAGCTGCAAACAAGAAGTAAAGCCTGAAGATATTGCTAAATTAAACGGTTATTGGGAAATTGAAAAAGTAGTTTTTGACAAAGGAGAAGAGAAAGACTATAAGATGAATGAAACTTTTGATTTTTTTCAAATTAAAGATAATAAAGGAGTTCGAACTAAAGTGATGCCTCAGTTTGATGGCACATTTTTAACGACAGATACTTTTGAGAATGTGTCGGTTCGTTTTGCGGGAGAACATGTTTTCCTGGATTATAAAACAGATTATACGAAATGGAGTGAAGAAATCATTTCGCTTTCGGATAAAGAATTAGTGGTTAAAAATCCACAAAAAATAGAATATCATTATAAAAAAGCAGCACCAATAAATCTCTTAAACGATGGCGAAAAGACTAAATAG
- the rpmG gene encoding 50S ribosomal protein L33 produces the protein MAKKGNRIQVILECTEHKTSGVPGTSRYITTKNKKNTPDRLEIKKFNPILKRVTVHKEIK, from the coding sequence ATGGCAAAGAAAGGTAATAGAATCCAAGTAATTTTAGAATGTACTGAGCACAAGACTTCTGGTGTTCCAGGAACTTCTAGATATATTACAACTAAGAACAAAAAAAATACTCCGGACAGATTAGAGATTAAAAAATTTAATCCAATCTTAAAAAGAGTAACTGTTCACAAAGAAATTAAGTAA
- a CDS encoding dihydrolipoamide acetyltransferase family protein has product MARFELKLPKMGESVAEATITNWLKEVGDKIEADEAVLEIATDKVDSEVPSEVSGILVEQLFGKDDLVQVGQTIAIIETEGGEAVITEATTVEETVVPEAAAEIEKTIEAVKETVTTAEDFSGSEKFFSPLVKNIAKEEGISLNELENMPGSGKDGRVTKEDILKYIEDRKSGIVQAPKVVEEAPKVVVETPKAVQAPEPVVQKSQQVVPVSVNGGDEIVEMDRMRKLISGYMTASVQTSAHVQSFIEVDVTNIVKWRDKVKTAFEKREGEKLTFTPIMMEAVAKALKDFPGMNISVDGDYIIKKKNINLGMAAALPNGNLIVPVIKNADQLNLVGMAKAVNDLGNRAKAGKLKPDDTQGGTYTVTNVGTFGSVFGTPIINQPQVGILALGAIRKVPAVIETPEGDFIGIRQKMFLSHSYDHRVVDGALGGSFVKRVAEYLEAFDVDRDF; this is encoded by the coding sequence ATGGCAAGATTTGAATTAAAGCTTCCGAAAATGGGAGAAAGTGTCGCTGAAGCAACCATTACAAACTGGTTGAAAGAAGTTGGAGACAAAATTGAAGCTGATGAAGCTGTGCTCGAAATTGCAACCGATAAAGTTGATAGTGAAGTGCCTAGTGAAGTATCAGGGATTTTAGTTGAGCAGTTGTTTGGAAAAGATGATTTAGTACAAGTAGGGCAGACGATTGCCATTATTGAAACTGAAGGCGGTGAAGCGGTGATTACAGAAGCAACTACGGTAGAAGAGACCGTTGTTCCTGAAGCAGCTGCAGAAATTGAAAAAACAATTGAAGCAGTTAAAGAAACTGTAACAACTGCAGAAGATTTTTCAGGTTCAGAAAAATTCTTTTCTCCATTAGTAAAAAATATTGCAAAAGAAGAAGGTATTTCTCTAAATGAGCTTGAAAATATGCCAGGTTCAGGAAAGGACGGCAGAGTAACAAAAGAAGATATTTTAAAGTATATAGAAGATCGTAAATCGGGAATTGTACAGGCGCCAAAAGTGGTTGAAGAAGCTCCGAAAGTGGTTGTTGAAACTCCAAAGGCAGTTCAGGCTCCGGAACCGGTTGTACAGAAAAGCCAGCAGGTAGTTCCTGTTTCTGTAAACGGAGGCGACGAAATTGTAGAGATGGACAGAATGCGTAAACTGATTTCAGGTTACATGACAGCTTCAGTTCAGACTTCTGCTCATGTCCAGTCTTTTATTGAAGTTGATGTGACAAACATTGTAAAATGGAGAGATAAAGTGAAAACAGCTTTCGAAAAAAGAGAAGGCGAAAAATTGACTTTTACGCCGATTATGATGGAAGCAGTTGCAAAAGCGTTGAAAGATTTCCCTGGAATGAATATTTCTGTTGATGGCGATTATATCATCAAAAAGAAAAATATCAATTTAGGAATGGCGGCGGCATTGCCAAACGGAAATTTAATTGTTCCTGTAATTAAAAATGCAGATCAGTTGAATTTGGTTGGAATGGCAAAAGCGGTTAACGATTTAGGAAACCGTGCAAAAGCTGGAAAACTAAAACCAGACGATACACAAGGCGGAACTTACACGGTGACGAACGTTGGAACTTTTGGAAGTGTTTTCGGAACGCCAATTATCAATCAGCCTCAGGTTGGGATTTTAGCTCTTGGAGCAATTCGTAAAGTTCCTGCAGTTATTGAAACTCCGGAAGGAGATTTTATTGGAATTCGTCAGAAAATGTTCTTGTCTCATTCTTATGATCATAGAGTGGTAGATGGAGCATTGGGAGGAAGTTTTGTGAAAAGAGTAGCAGAATATTTAGAAGCTTTTGATGTGGATAGAGATTTCTAA
- a CDS encoding 3'-5' exonuclease, translating to MELKLNKPICFFDLETTGIDIGKDRIVEISIFKVFPNGNKESKTWLVNPTIPIPPQTTAVHGITDEKVANEPTFAELAPHIHNMIKDSDLGGFNSDRFDIPLLAEELLRAGVDFDMKNKVSVDVQTIFHKMEERTLSAALKFYCGKSLDNAHSAEADTMATYEILKAQLDRYPELENDMKALSEFTTRKKIADFAGMIAFDKDDEEIFTFGKHKGAKVEKVLESEPGYFSWIQNADFPLYTKKVLTAIKLRKLNTK from the coding sequence ATGGAATTAAAACTTAACAAGCCAATTTGCTTTTTTGATCTCGAAACAACGGGAATTGATATCGGTAAAGATAGAATCGTAGAAATTTCAATATTCAAAGTTTTTCCTAACGGAAACAAAGAAAGTAAAACCTGGTTGGTTAATCCAACAATTCCAATCCCTCCACAAACTACCGCTGTTCACGGTATTACAGATGAAAAAGTAGCTAACGAACCTACGTTTGCAGAATTGGCTCCGCATATCCACAATATGATTAAAGACAGTGATTTGGGCGGATTTAACTCAGATCGTTTTGATATTCCGCTTTTAGCAGAAGAATTGCTTCGCGCAGGAGTAGATTTTGATATGAAGAATAAGGTTTCTGTTGATGTGCAGACTATTTTTCATAAAATGGAAGAGCGTACTTTAAGTGCTGCCTTGAAATTTTATTGTGGAAAAAGTTTAGATAATGCCCATTCAGCTGAGGCTGATACGATGGCGACCTATGAAATTCTGAAAGCCCAGTTAGACCGTTATCCTGAATTGGAGAATGATATGAAAGCTTTATCTGAATTTACAACTCGTAAAAAAATAGCTGATTTTGCCGGAATGATTGCTTTTGATAAAGATGACGAAGAAATTTTTACTTTTGGAAAACATAAAGGAGCAAAAGTGGAGAAAGTTTTAGAGTCAGAGCCTGGATATTTCAGCTGGATTCAAAATGCTGATTTTCCTTTATATACCAAAAAAGTTTTGACAGCAATTAAATTGAGAAAATTAAACACAAAGTAA
- a CDS encoding CinA family nicotinamide mononucleotide deamidase-related protein: MKAAIITIGDEILIGQIVDTNSAFIAKSLDRIGVEVAEMLSISDDKKHILDTFTQLQNKVDVVIVTGGLGPTKDDVTKKTFCKYFDDELVVNPEVLAHVTELIEGFYKRPISQLNKDQALVPSTCTVLPNKVGTAPGMWMKKENTVFISLPGVPYEMKYLVEEEIIPKIVKEYKRPYIIHKTILTYGQGESLVAERIEQWENNLPNFIKLAYLPNPGRVRLRLTARGTDKEVLEAAIEEKVRSLDLIIHDIIVGYEENETLESVVSKMLTKHGKTVSTAESFTGGRVASLLSSVPGASGCFKGSVVSYATEAKINVLGVPEELVDKFSVVSAEVASSMALNVKKLLQTDYGIATTGNAGPSKGDSDAEIGTVFIALATPTEVIVEEFNFGQPREKVVDRATVKSLEILQKEILKIVQ, translated from the coding sequence ATGAAAGCAGCAATCATAACAATTGGAGATGAAATTCTAATTGGTCAAATCGTCGATACAAATTCAGCTTTTATTGCTAAATCATTAGATAGAATTGGAGTTGAGGTAGCAGAAATGCTGTCTATAAGCGATGATAAAAAACATATTTTAGATACTTTTACTCAGTTACAAAACAAAGTAGATGTTGTAATAGTTACAGGCGGACTTGGTCCAACTAAAGATGATGTGACTAAAAAAACGTTCTGCAAATACTTTGATGATGAATTGGTTGTAAATCCGGAAGTTTTGGCGCATGTTACGGAACTAATTGAAGGTTTTTACAAAAGACCCATTTCACAACTTAATAAAGATCAGGCTTTGGTGCCATCAACTTGTACAGTGCTTCCAAATAAAGTTGGAACAGCGCCGGGAATGTGGATGAAGAAAGAAAATACGGTTTTTATTTCGCTTCCGGGAGTTCCTTATGAAATGAAATATTTGGTTGAAGAAGAAATTATTCCCAAAATAGTAAAAGAATATAAACGTCCGTACATTATTCATAAAACCATTCTGACTTATGGTCAGGGAGAAAGTTTAGTGGCGGAACGCATTGAACAATGGGAAAATAACCTGCCGAACTTTATAAAATTGGCTTATCTGCCAAATCCGGGCCGTGTTCGTTTAAGATTAACGGCAAGAGGAACGGATAAAGAAGTTCTGGAAGCGGCTATTGAAGAAAAGGTACGTTCGTTGGATTTGATAATTCATGACATTATTGTGGGGTATGAAGAAAACGAAACATTAGAATCTGTGGTTAGTAAAATGTTGACCAAACATGGTAAGACAGTTTCAACAGCAGAAAGTTTTACAGGTGGGAGAGTAGCTTCGTTATTATCTTCTGTTCCTGGCGCATCAGGCTGTTTTAAAGGAAGTGTTGTTTCTTATGCAACCGAAGCAAAAATAAATGTGCTCGGAGTTCCGGAGGAATTAGTAGATAAATTTTCAGTTGTAAGTGCTGAAGTAGCGTCGTCTATGGCTTTGAATGTGAAAAAGTTACTGCAAACAGATTATGGAATAGCAACGACGGGCAATGCAGGTCCATCGAAAGGTGATTCTGATGCAGAAATTGGCACTGTTTTTATCGCTTTGGCAACCCCAACAGAGGTAATTGTGGAAGAATTTAACTTCGGACAACCTCGTGAAAAAGTGGTAGATAGGGCAACAGTTAAGAGTTTAGAAATATTGCAGAAAGAAATTTTAAAAATTGTGCAATAA
- the rpmB gene encoding 50S ribosomal protein L28: MSRVCDLTGKRAMVGNNVSHAMNKTKRKFSVNLVKKRFYLPEEDRWITLRVAASTIKTINKNGITAVLKKAQSEGFIK; encoded by the coding sequence ATGTCAAGAGTTTGTGACCTTACAGGTAAAAGAGCGATGGTAGGAAATAACGTTTCTCACGCTATGAACAAAACTAAGAGAAAGTTTTCTGTAAACTTAGTTAAAAAGCGTTTTTATCTTCCAGAAGAAGATAGATGGATTACTCTTAGAGTAGCAGCATCTACGATAAAAACAATTAATAAAAATGGAATCACTGCTGTTTTGAAAAAAGCACAGTCAGAAGGATTTATCAAATAA
- a CDS encoding nucleoside-diphosphate kinase, producing the protein MATNRTFTMIKPDAVANGHIGNILAMITNGGFKIVSLKLTQLTVADAKAFYAVHAERPFYGELVEFMSRGPIVAAILEKDNAVEDFRTLIGATNPAEAAEGTIRKAYATSIGENAVHGSDSDENAAIESAFHFAGREQF; encoded by the coding sequence ATGGCAACAAATAGAACTTTTACAATGATTAAACCAGATGCTGTTGCAAACGGACACATCGGGAACATCTTAGCAATGATTACTAATGGTGGTTTCAAAATCGTTTCATTAAAATTAACTCAATTAACTGTAGCTGATGCTAAAGCATTCTACGCAGTTCACGCAGAAAGACCTTTCTACGGAGAATTAGTTGAATTTATGTCTCGCGGACCAATTGTTGCTGCTATTTTAGAAAAAGATAACGCAGTAGAAGATTTCAGAACTTTAATTGGAGCTACAAACCCGGCTGAAGCTGCTGAAGGAACTATTCGTAAAGCATACGCTACTTCAATTGGAGAAAATGCAGTTCACGGATCTGACAGCGACGAAAACGCTGCTATCGAAAGTGCATTCCACTTTGCAGGAAGAGAGCAATTCTAG